One Miscanthus floridulus cultivar M001 chromosome 11, ASM1932011v1, whole genome shotgun sequence DNA window includes the following coding sequences:
- the LOC136494623 gene encoding uncharacterized protein, whose product MSSSSSSPPLSLHPDAATASSSSSTPAAREEQQQDAEQELQRGEFQSVAARASSRGGAREQSSSAAACASSCAGVHGDGTRAWLARRRGPERRPSRAPARRAPKRGCACELACRRKRAELRARRRGPERRRTSTAAHADEQQDVGQAASSAPAASSAHRPIGELRIGRVLLLGCGAPVAGCSPATRGVMTAAHRLARKPAAAAERQRLPWPRRDGGREPEREEKRRKKMICGIRVLVSGEMKYTSSYMPAAGPRLCPYVFNDILWETKNCNGMLQNRRIVMTFLITSKIIMTFLRLTSPSANFVLNIHVAVGKTKFYSMSPPYVIFRAGFATGRNHAHHASRLAFHALSAVGIAGKECTKPAECT is encoded by the coding sequence atgtcatcttcttcctcctctcctcctctctctctccatcccgaTGCGGCCACggcgagtagcagcagcagcacgccggcagcccgcgaggagcagcagcaggacgCCGAGCAGGAGCTCCAGCGCGGTGAGTTCCAGAGCGTGGCTGCGCGTGCGAGCTCACGCGGTGGCGCACGCGAGCAGAGCTCCAGCGCGGCGGCGTGTGCGAGCTCGTGCGCGGGCGTGCATGGAGATGGCACGCGAGCGTGGCTAGCGCGGCGGCGCGGGCCAGAGCGGAGGCCGAGCAGAGCACCAGCGCGACGAGCTCCAAAGCGAGGCTGTGCGTGCGAGCTCGCGTGTCGGCGCAAGCGAGCAGAGCTCcgagcgcggcggcgcgggcCTGAGCGAAGGCGCACGAGCACGGCGGCGCACGCCGACGAGCAGCAGGACGTCGGtcaggccgcgagctccgcgccGGCCGCGTCCTCGGCGCACCGCCCGATAGGCGAGCTCCGCATCGGCCGCGTCCTGCTGCTCGGCTGTGGCGCTCCCGTCGCCGGTTGCTCGCCCGCGACGCGCGGGGTCATGACAGCGGCTCATCGGCTCGCCCGCAAGCCCGCAGCCGCCGCCGAGCGGCAGCGCTTGCCGTGGCCGCGTCGGGATGGAGGGAGAGAgccggagagagaggagaagaggaggaagaagatgatatgTGGGATCCGCGTGTTAGTGTCAGgggagatgaagtatacgtcttcgtatatGCCTGCAGCTGGACCCAGGCTATGTCCATATGTATTCAATGATATTTTGTGGGaaacgaagaattgtaatggcatgcttcaaaatagacgaatagtaatgaCGTTTCTCATAACATCGAAAATTATAATGACGTTTCTCCGATTAACATCCCCATCTGCAAATTTTGTCCTTAACATACATGTTGCCGTTGGTAAGACAAAATTTTATAGTATGAGTCCGCCCTACGTGATTTTCCGGGCTGGATTCGCCACTGGGCGCAACCATGCACATCACGCATCACGCCTTGCCTTCCATGCTCTCTCGGCCGTCGGCATCGCTGGAAAGGAATGCACCAAGCCTGCCGAGTGCACGTAA